In one window of Primulina tabacum isolate GXHZ01 chromosome 8, ASM2559414v2, whole genome shotgun sequence DNA:
- the LOC142553920 gene encoding LOW QUALITY PROTEIN: nuclear envelope-associated protein 2-like (The sequence of the model RefSeq protein was modified relative to this genomic sequence to represent the inferred CDS: inserted 1 base in 1 codon): protein MSASEIPTQPSSKEAAAAVVREVDPLLKDLSEKKQSFRRNVVSLAAELKEVRGRLASQEQSFAKETLNRHEAETKAMNLEIERVKLQKSLEERNLQLQASTSAAEMYVKELDDLRLQLSATKATADASAVSAQSAHLQCLALVKELEEKNCTLKGHESLVSKLGEQLDLLQNDLRAREFSQMQLKDEVSRVEREIMQALAMTGASKDREVRKILDEFSPKNFEKINKLLSVKDDEISKLRDEIRIMSAHWKLKTKELESQLEKHHRADQELKKKVLKLEFCLQEARAQTRKLQRMGERRDRALKELRDQLAAMQQGTPPSSEKPNLWETSGFKIXSSMSMLILVMFSKR from the exons ATGTCAGCATCGGAGATTCCGACGCAGCCTTCATCCAAGGaggcggcggcggcggtggTGAGAGAGGTGGATCCGCTGCTGAAGGATCTGAGTGAGAAAAAGCAGAGTTTCCGGCGGAACGTGGTGTCGCTTGCGGCCGAGCTCAAGGAGGTGCGCGGCCGCCTGGCTTCTCAGGAGCAGTCTTTTGCCAAGGAAACCCTTAATAGACAT GAAGCAGAAACTAAAGCTATGAACTTGGAAATTGAGAGAGTGAAATTGCAGAAGAGCTTAGAGGAGAGAAATTTGCAGCTGCAGGCCTCCACATCTGCTGCTGAGATG TATGTCAAGGAGTTGGATGATCTTAGATTGCAGCTTTCAGCCACTAAAGCAACAGCAGATGCGAGTGCAGTATCTGCTCAGTCAGCACATTTACAATGTTTGGCATTGGTGAAAGAACTCGAAGAAAAGAATTGCACGTTGAAGGGTCACGAGAGTCTTGTAAGTAAGCTGGGAGAACAATTAGATCTTTTGCAGAATGATCTTCGAGCAAGAGAATTCTCCCAAATGCAACTAAAAGACGAAGTTTCAAGAGTCGAGCGCGAGATCATGCAAGCACTAGCCATGACTGGAGCAAGTAAAGATCGCGAGGTTCGGAAAATCTTGGATGAGTTTTCCccgaaaaattttgaaaagattAATAAGCTTTTGAGCGTAAAGGACGATGAAATATCTAAGCTAAGAGATGAAATCAGGATCATGTCTGCCCATTGGAAGCTTAAGACTAAAGAGCTTGAATCTCAG CTGGAGAAGCACCATAGAGCAGATCAAGAGTTGAAAAAGAAAGTTCTCAAGTTAGAATTTTGTCTCCAAGAAGCACGAGCTCAAACTCGCAAGCTCCAAAGA ATGGGAGAGCGAAGGGATAGAGCATTGAAGGAACTTAGAGATCAATTGGCAGCCATGCAACAGGGTACACCCCCGAGCAGTGAAAAGCCGAATTTGTGGGAGACTTCAGGTTTCAAGA GTAGTTCGATGTCGATGTTGATCCTGGTAATGTTTTCGAAGCGGTAA
- the LOC142553922 gene encoding LOW QUALITY PROTEIN: uncharacterized protein LOC142553922 (The sequence of the model RefSeq protein was modified relative to this genomic sequence to represent the inferred CDS: inserted 2 bases in 1 codon; deleted 1 base in 1 codon) produces the protein MTGPTSSSNRICHGGSNALSHVYIQCPPLRCQLPGSRSFFYDDGNKLLLALTSDQVFSWKTTPYNPSVAPSSDPISEGSVLSIRYSLDLKLLAIQRSSHEIEIWNQETGKAFSQRCRSDSEKILGFFWTDCAGVDIVFVKTSGLELYSYNSESQSLHLVETKKQNISWYIYTHESRLVLLASGMQCKSFTGYQLSSAGTIRLPRFEMTMTKSEMNNKPILVADDVHIITVYGRIYCLQFDGVAMLLHSYRFYRDAVVQQGSLPVYSDRIRVSVVDNILIIHQVDAKVAILYDMYADTQAPVSAPLPLLLRGFSRANMTSSQSTGETSCSSESNDPXTEVSIYGENWNFLVPDLVCDASTGCLWKVHVDLEAISASCSEVPFMLEFLQRRRLEASKAKQLCLAIARTIILERRPVLMVAKALDIFLMAYNHAIKIGTYNKRTEEEETSASGVYNIDIPPMGYVMEYKASGLNASAAGQVQVLKPGSVHFNNNASDVPESHSTSAVISSADVHQFVFAPIEEEMAGDGSYLVAVMVEFVRRVSLEKLKVQPNTYVLMVQILIRDDNYAELGMLITNKIIEPSREVALQLLESGRQNFQIRKLGMAMLRQLSFHHDYVMLLVQDGYYLEALRFARKNKVNTVQPSLFLEAACAADDPQHLAAVLRFLSDFIPGFKSTSDHHMYRRIVADMSPSVAA, from the exons atgacTGGACCGACGTCTTCTTCTAATCGTATTTGTCATGGTGGATCTAATGCACTGTCACACGTTTACATCCAATGTCCACCTCTAAGATGCCAACTTCCTGGATCAAGAAGTTTCTTTTATGATGATGGGAATAAGCTACTTCTTGCCTTGACTTCTGACCAG GTTTTTTCGTGGAAAACCACTCCATACAATCCATCTGTGGCTCCATCTTCTGATCCAATCAGTGAAGGTTCTGTGCTCTCCATTCGATATTCTTTAGATCTCAAGCTTTTGGCTATCCAAAGATCTAGTCATGAGATTGAGATCTGGAATCAAGAAACGGGAAAAGCATTTAGTCAAAGGTGTAGGTCTGACTCGGAGAAGATTCTCGGTTTTTTCTGGACAGATTGTGCAGGTGTG GATATTGTGTTTGTCAAAACAAG CGGACTGGAGTTGTACTCTTACAATTCTGAGTCTCAATCTCTGCACTTGGTTGAGACCAAAAAACAGAATATTAGTTGGTACATCTACACCCATGAAAGCAGATTGGTACTTCTTGCCTCAGGAATGCAGTGCAAGAGTTTTACAGGTTATCAG CTGTCATCTGCTGGAACCATCCGTCTACCCAGGTTTGAGATGACCATGACCAAATCGGAGATGAATAATAAGCCCATTCTTGTAGCTGATGACGTTCATATCATTACTGT GTATGGCAGGATTTATTGCCTGCAGTTCGATGGAGTTGCTATGTTACTTCACTCATATAGGTTTTATCGAGATGCTGTTGTACAACAG GGTTCCCTGCCTGTTTACTCTGATAGGATCAGAGTGAGCGTGGTTGACAACATTTTGATTATTCATCAAGTGGATGCAAAGGTTGCTATTTTATACGATATGTATGCAGATACGCAAGCACCTGTTTCTGCTCCCCTTCCCCTATTGCTGAGAGGTTTTTCTAGAGCTAACATGACATCCTCTCAATCAACTGGTGAAACTTCTTGCTCATCAGAATCAAATGACCC AACCGAAGTCTCTATTTATGGAGAGAACTGGAATTTTCTCGTTCCTGATCTTGTGTGTGATGCTTCAACTGGGTGTTTGTGGAAAGTTCATGTGGATTTGG AGGCCATATCCGCCAGTTGTTCGGAAGTACCATTCATGCTAGAATTCCTGCAAAGAAGAAGGTTAGAGGCGAGCAAG gctAAGCAATTGTGCTTAGCTATTGCCAGAACTATTATTTTGGAACGAAGGCCTGTCCTCATGGTTGCCAAGGCATTAGACATTTTCCTCATGGCATAcaatcatgcaataaaaataGGCACCTATAACAAGAGGACCGAAGAAGAGGAAACATCAGCCTCTGGTGTTTACAATATAGATATCCCTCCT ATGGGGTACGTAATGGAGTACAAAGCATCTGGACTGAATGCTTCTGCTGCTGGGCAAGTACAAGTTCTTAAGCCTGGTAGCGTCCACTTCAATAATAATGCTTCTGATGTGCCGGAGTCCCATTCAACTTCGGCTGTAATTTCATCAGCGGATGTGCATCAATTTGTGTTTGCCCCTATCGAGGAAGAGATGGCAGGGGATGGATCTTACTTGGTGGCTGTGATGGTTGAGTTTGTACGGAG GGTTAGCTTGGAAAAACTGAAAGTGCAACCTAATACCTATGTTTTGATGGTACAAATACTAATTCGGGATGATAATTATGCTGAACTTGGAATGCTTATCACGAACAAG ATTATTGAGCCTTCAAGAGAAGTGGCATTGCAGCTTCTCGAGTCTGGACGTCAGAACTTTCAAATAAGGAAGTTGGGCATGGCTATGCTTAGACAACTCTCGTTTCATCATGACTATGTGATGTTGCTTGTACAAGATGGGTATTATCTTGAAGCTCTTCGTTTTGCACGAAAGAATAAG GTTAACACTGTTCAGCCATCGCTATTTCTTGAAGCAGCTTGTGCTGCTGATGATCCACAACACCTAGCCGCAGTCCTAAGATTCTTGTCCGATTTCATACCTGGATTTAAGAGCACTTCGGATCACCACATGTACCGTCGCATTGTTGCTGATATGAGTCCCTCAGTGGCTGCCTGA
- the LOC142553921 gene encoding uncharacterized protein LOC142553921 codes for MANLLLFLVPYIHILYANPFTFGYPIQLRKTETPSFKFQMDTAASITTFCFLLAIRISCSSGSLHILVKDFKHNELGMKDEHTLHISRKGLVGNIRHDFTNPSVTPYPTTPITNPVTAPPITNPVTTPATVTVPPGTSSPVTVTIPSVNPVPITNPANPTMPITNPVTTPSTTYNNPGGQPVTNINPGTTYPNPSVPATTPVVAQPVTTTNAPAVPGQSWCVARSGVAETNVQAALDYACGIGGADCAAIQQGGSCYNPNTMQNHASYAFNSYYQRNPVQTSCDFGATAFITNMNPSSGSCIYHTWSSSSALPNSVAPITTNPTTSPTTPSSSGATPVR; via the exons ATGGCCAACTTGTTGCTTTTTCTTGTgccatacatacatatattgtATGCCAACCCCTTCACATTCGGATATCCCATTCAACTCCGAAAGACAGAGACACCttcattcaaatttcaaatggATACTGCAGCTTCAATAACTACCTTCTGTTTCCTTCTGGCGATTCGCATTTCGTGCTCCTCAG GATCATTGCACATTCTGGTTAAGGATTTTAAGCATAATGAACTCGGAATGAAAGATGAACATACACTCCATATATCACGAAAGGGATTAGTCGGAAACATTAGGCACGATTTCACCAATCCCTCTGTTACTCCCTATCCTACCACTCCCATAACCAATCCAGTCACTGCTCCTCCTATAACAAATCCTGTCACCACCCCTGCTACCGTTACCGTCCCACCCGGTACCTCTTCTCCGGTGACGGTCACCATTCCCTCGGTCAATCCCGTTCCAATTACAAATCCAGCCAATCCCACAATGCCTATAACCAATCCTGTCACCACTCCTAGCACAACTTACAACAACCCAGGAGGCCAACCAGTGACCAATATTAATCCTGGGACAACATATCCAAATCCATCAGTCCCAGCCACGACCCCGGTGGTGGCTCAGCCCGTGACCACCACCAATGCACCAGCCGTTCCAGGGCAGAGTTGGTGTGTTGCCCGGAGTGGAGTGGCGGAGACCAATGTTCAGGCGGCACTCGACTACGCATGCGGGATCGGGGGAGCAGATTGTGCAGCAATCCAGCAGGGTGGAAGCTGCTACAATCCAAACACTATGCAGAATCATGCATCGTATGCATTCAATAGCTATTATCAGAGAAATCCGGTGCAAACTAGCTGTGACTTTGGGGCCACTGCTTTCATCACAAATATGAATCCAA GTTCAGGTTCTTGCATTTATCACACATGGTCATCTTCCTCTGCATTACCCAACTCAGTAGCTCCGATCACGACGAATCCAACTACGAGTCCTACGACACCATCTTCATCCGGAGCAACCCCGGTTAGGTAA